CATAATCTCCTCCTCTGAGAATCGAAAGACACGACCGGCTCAACATAGATTGCCAAGTCGGTGCTTCACAAGCCGGATTCGTTCGACGTGCCATTAGATTCCAATCGCGCCCAGCTCAGTGCGGTTGCCGTAAGACTGTACAAGCGCGCGCATTCATTCTACCTTGCCGTTACGAGGGCCATTCACATGGAGCATAACGCGATGGAAACCGGGCATATCGAGGGACTGTTGAGTTACCTCGACAACAATGGCGAGCGCCCGTTCGTTTATCTCTACGAGCCGCCTTCAGGCGTACCGATGCGTTCGCGCGGCAATATCAAACATACGATGAAGGTCTATGACGGGCGGCAGGTCGCCGATCGCCTGACGCTCGACGGCCAGGGTTTCGCCTTCGTGCATCATGTCAGCAAGGTCGTGAACTTCTATGATCCGGCTGAAGTCGAGCGGGTCTACTATCCTGAAGTCGCGCAGCTGGTTAAGGACGTAACCGGTGCCGTGCGCGTACAGGTCTTCGATCATAACGTGCGCTGCCGTCCGATGGCCAAAGAGGGGATCAACGGCGCGCGCGAGCCAGTCAAATTCGCGCACAACGACTACACGCTCAAATCCGGGCCGCAGCGCGTGCGCGACCTGATGGGTGAGGAGGCCGAAGAGCTACTCAAACATCGGTTCGCCGAGATCAACGTCTGGCGGCCGATTCGCGGTCCCGTCGAGGAGACCCCCCTCGCCGTTTGCGACGCCCAGAGCATGACGCTCAAGGACTTTGTCGCGACCGATCTAAAATATCGCGATCGCACGGGCGAGGTCTATTCGGTCGCCTACAACCCGACCCATCGCTGGTACTACTTTCCGCAGATGAAGCGTGACGAGGCGCTGCTGCTCAAATGCTATGACTCGGCGGAGGATGGGCGCGCGCGCTTCACCGCCCATACCGGCTTCGATGATCCGACCAGTCCGCCCGATGCCGCACCGCGCGAGAGTATCGAAGCGCGGATGCTGCTGTTCTTCGCGGAGTAATCGTCGGCGGGGTTGGTCGCGGCAAGCGAAATCTCTTCGCGAATAAAATTTCTCCAATAACAAAGACGGCCGGTGGGCGATGCCCACCGGCCGTCTTTTGCAGTCTTTCTCTCAGATCGCCGGACTTAAACCCCGACCCCGTGACGCAGCAGCTTGCCGGAAGTCGCGCCCGTGCACTCACCGTCCTTGAAGGTGCTCTCGCCATTGACAATGATCCAGCGATAGCCTTCCGCTTTCTGCACCCGCCGCCACTCGTTGCCCGGCAGGTCATGCACGATCTCGATCGGCTTCACCGCGAGCTTGTCGAAATCATAAACAACCATGTCGGCCGGCGCGCCCTCGCGCAGAAAACCGCGATCCTTGAAGCCCGCGATAAAGGCCGGCAGTGCGCTCAACCGCCAGTGAATGTCCTCGAGTGACAGCCACTCCTTTTCGCGGCAGTACTTCACGATGCCTTCCGTCGGGAAGCGCCCCGCGGTCAGGAACTTCGTATGCGCACCACCGTCGCTCACCCCAAACGGAATCGCCGGGTTGTCGATCAGGTCTTTCATCAGCGTCATGTCCTGATTCACCGCGGGCGCGAAGAACTCGGTCTTGAGGTCTTCCGACGCCGCGATGTCCAGCATCACATCCACCGGATGCTTGCCGGTTTGCGCCGCGGCCTTGCGCAGCGTCAGACCCTCGAGGCTCTTATTCTCGGGCTTGGTGCAATCCGTGATGATGATCTGATCAAAGTAACTCGTGATCAGACTCTCGCGCGGCATCTGCGCCTTCAGCCCCTCGCGACGCCGCGGATCGCCCAACTTCTCCTTGCGCTCCGCCACCGTGCCGGTGGTCGCTTCGCGCCACGCGTCTGAATCGTCAAACAGGTTCCAGTCCTCAAATGTGAAGCTCAACCCGGCGTCAGTCGTGATGCCCTGCCCGTAAACCCGCAGCCCCTTCTGCCGGCAGCGCTCGAGCCACTTCAGCGTGTTCCGATGACGATGCGGAAAACGATCCTGCGTCGCCACCGCCTGGTACATAATCGGCCGCCGGCTGATCTCTGCCAACAGCTCGAAATGCTTCGCGTCTTCCTTCGGATCCCAGCTCACCAGCGTGAGCTCTTGATGACCTTGGCCACGCGCCCCGAGCACCTTCGCCATCTCGATGCAGGTCGCGTCGTGCATGATGTCGGTGTTCATCGGCGAGCCATCGTAATCGCGCTGCACCGACGACGGCCCATCCGGCTTGAGCCGCTGCGCAGACCAGCCGCAGGCCCCGGCGTCCATCGCCTCATTCAGGATACGCCGCATCTCTGCGTGCTCCTGCTCAGTCGGCAGCCGTCCGGTCTTCGACTCCTCGATGCCCATCACGTAGCCCAACACCGGATTCATCGGCACCGACGGCAGCAGGTTGACCCCCTTCGGCAGCTGATCCAGCTTGTCCATGAACTGCGGATAGGTTTCCCAGTCCCACTGCGGCGCCATCGCCGCCTTCATCGAGGCAAATGGGATCGCCTCGGTGCGGACCATCGTCAGCATCGCCCGCTCGACATCCGCCTTGTGCACCGGCGCAAAGCCGAAACCACAATTTCCGATCACCACCGAAGTGATGCCATGCCAGCCCGAGAGCGTCAGGTAGGGATCCCAGAAAATCTGCGCATCGTAATGCGTGTGCAAGTCGATAAAGCCCGGCGCCACGATCAGCCCGTCGGCCTCGATCACCTGCTTTGCTTCGTGCGCCTGAGTTCGGCCGATCTTCGCGACCTTGCCGTCTTTGATCGCGATGTCATCGCGGAAGCGCGGCGCCCGCGTTCCGTCCACGATCATCCCGTTCTTCACCACTAAGTCGAATTCTGGCATATGCAGATCTCCGCGTTTGGTTGGACTTCCTCTGCTGTCTGCTCCCCAGGCGAGACCAGGAAGTCAAGGGTTTCCTTCGGTCACTATTTCTGAACGCCACTTATATGCCCGAGCCTAATCGATCCGCGAAAACTTGGCAACCGGATTCGGCGGGCGTCGACCGCGCTGCGGCCTTGATTCGCAGTCACGATCCAATCCTTTTCGGCGGTTCAGTCCTTTTTCGCGCCAGCCTCGAGCTCGATGGCGCATGGCACGATCACCCGCGCCACCGCATTGTAGAGCGCGACGTTCATCACCAGCTCCATGATGCGCCGGTTGTCGAGAAAATCGCGCAGCGCATCAAAGGTCAGCTCGCTCACGCGGACGTTGCGCGTCGCCTCCTCGGCATAGCGCATCACGGCGCGCTCGTTGGCGTCGAACACGGGCGAGGCCGCGTAATCCGCGAGCTGTTCGAGCTGCTCGCGCCGCACTCCCGCCCGCAACGAAATATTCCAGTGATGCACGAACTCGTATTCCGCCCCAGTCAGCCGCCCGACCGTCATCAACGCCAGCTCCCGCAGCTTCGGATCGAGCGCGGTGCCGTTGCGACACTCATCGGCGAGCGCGACGAAGCGCCGCAACAGCTTCGGCGCGTTGGCGACCGTGCGATGGATATGCATCGGCTCGCTCCCGCGGCTTTTGACAAAGTCGTCCCAGACGCCGCGGTCAGCTTCGGCCAATTCGTTGCGCGTCACGTAAGGCAATCGTCCCATGATGATTCTCCCGACAAAATCGGTTCGTTGATGATCGTTACTCGGACCTCTCGTTACTCGGACTTCTTGCGCAGATAGTGGCTGTGGGCCTTCGCGCGATTCCCGCAGGCCTGCATCGAGCACCAGCGCCGCGTCCCGCTCTTGCTGTCGTCGACAAACAGCCAGAGACACTTCGGGTTGGCGCAGAGGCGGAGGCGAGCGGTCTGGCGTCCGGCCAGCACGTCCGCCGCCGACCATAGCACCGGTGCAAGCAATTCGGCGACGCTCGTCAAATCGCGTTCGATCCGCCAGCCGATGCGGGAACGTTCGGCTGCGAGCACCCGGCGCGCCGGCGCCTCGTCGAGGGCGCGGTTGAGCTGCGCGATCGCGTCGCGGCTGGGCTCGCCCCCTCTGGCCAGCCGCGCGAACGTCGCGTAAAGCGCTTCACGGAGCCCGAGCGCCTGCGCCAGCATCAGGCCCGCCGGCGCGGGCGACTTGCGCGCCCACGCCAGCGCCGCGGCCGCCTGCCGCGTCGTGAGGCATCCTGTGCTGGCCGCCCAATCGATCAACTCTTTGATGTTGTGCAGCGATTCGGCCGTCGCGCTGCCGCGCCAAGCCAGCGTGTTGGCGAAGTCCATGCAGAGCTGCGGGGTGGGTCCGGCGATCACCTCGCCGCGCGCGCCGTTGCCCCCGCCGCGCCCACCGTTCATCCCCTCCGCCACGACATCTTTCATACTAACCATGAGTGTGGTTGACAAGCTCTGTCACTTCAACTATCTAACCGGTTAGGTAGTTAATCGCAATCAATTCCGGTTGCGACAAACCCCGGGCCACCGCGCCCGGGCAGAGCGAGGAGACGACAATGATCGAGCACCTTTCGTTTGGAGTGAAGGATCTGGCGCGGGCCCGGCGCTTTTACGACGCCGCGTTCAAGGCGCTCGGCTACGGCTGCGTCGCCGAGTTTCCCGGCGCCGCCGGCTATGGTCCGGCGGGCGCCGATGCCGGCGGGGCGGGCCTCTGGCTGATGGCGGTCGAGCACCCGGTCGCGGCCGACGAGAAATCCGGCCTGCACCTCTGTCTGGCCGCGCCCAACCGCGCCGCAGTCGACGCCTTCCACGCGGCGGCCGTCGCCAACGGCGGTCGCGACAACGGCCAGCCGGGCCTGCGCAAGGACTACGGTGACAACTACTATGCCGCCTTCGCGATCGATCCCGACGGCTACCGGCTCGAGGCTTACTGCGGCAAGGCCTGAGTCCGCCTGCTTAACTCTCAGCGGGACCGGCCCTCACGGCCGGTCCCGCAACAGAGTCTCTGCACGACGCGTCGCCGCCCCTGCTACCGGGAGTTGGCACACCGCTAATCCGAATGTACGGTGACGCCCTGAGCGCTTAGCACTCGCCCGGCGAATTTTTCTTTTATCTTCGGCCTTTCGCTACGGCACGCCCGTTGCTCAGACCTTCAGCATCCAGCCTCCGCTGGAAAATCTCTGGAGGAAACGCAATGGCAAGTAAAATTCGGAAACTGTTCGCAACCAGTTCAGGTGTAAAAAGAGCGATGGTGAGTGAGCTCGTCCTCCTCATCGCCGGCGCCATGGTCGGCTCGGCCTTCGCCGCACAACCCGGGACTTATGCAGCGGGAGCGCCCGCTGCATCAACACATCTTACGAGTTCGTCGTCGACGCTCAAGATCAGCAAGTTCAGCGTTCTGGGCACTGGCACTGCCGGCGCCGGGTTTCTCGGGACCTGCTTCGGGGAAACCTGCAATGCCTCGGCGGGCGATTGTTTCTGCGAGCAATTTAGCGGAACGACCACGGCACCCATCCTGGGGCGGTCAACCTGGACGGTCGATTTCACGGAAAACGACGACGATACGACCAACACCGGTAACGGCGGCCGTTGTTTCCCGTCTGAAGGCGAATTGACGATCACCAGTGCCAAGGGCGATATCCGCGCGGAGATCTCCGGGCCTGCTTGTCAAAATTTTCTCGGCAACGCCTCCGTGACCTTCGTTTTGCAGTATGGTCAAGCCTTTCAAATCGACCCGGTATTGAGCGACGGCAAAACTCTCGGGCTCAACGGCGGCGGCAGCTTTTCACTGTCGGATAGCGTTAATAGCGCGGGCTTCGTCACAATGACGGCGACCGGCTTCTCCGCGAAATAAGCCCTCGGCGAATTCGCGCAGCGCAAGAAAAAAGGGACCGGTCTGCGCGGGCCGGTTCCTTTAATTTCGCGAATCTACGCGAAGAGCATCTCGGACATGGCGCCGCCTGGCGGCATCATCGGCATCACGAGCTCTTCTTTTGGGATCACAATATCGATCAGCACCGGGCCCGGCGTCGCGAACGCCTCTTTCATCGTCGCCGCGAGGTCCTTGGACTTCTCGATGCGGAAGCCCTTAGCCCCGTAAGCGTCGGCGAGCTTGACGAAGTTTGGCACCGACATCGCCGAATACGAATAGCGCTCGGCGTAAAACCGCTCCTGCCACTGCCGCACCATCCCGAGGTAGTAGTTGTTCAGGATGATGACCTTGATATCGACGTTGTACTGCACCGCGGTGCCGAGCTCCTGGATATTCATCTGGATCGAACCGTCACCCGAGACCACCACGACGTTACGGTCGGGGGCGGCGAACTTCGCGCCGATCCCGGCCGGCAGCCCGTAGCCCATCGTGCCGAGGCCGCCCGAGGTCAGCAGCGAGCGCGGCCGCTCGAACGGGAAGAGCTGCGCGATCCACATCTGATGCTGCCCAACGTCGGTCGCGATGATGCAATCGCCCTTGGTCAGGGTGTGCAGCTCCTCGATCACGTGCATCGGTGAGACCGCCTCGCGCGCACGGTCGTGGCCGTTTTCATAGAGCGGCTTCGCGCGTTTCCATTCGAGAATCTGCTGATGCCACGCCGACCAGGCGGCCTTGCGCCGACCGATACTCTCGCGCGCGCGCACCACCTCGAGCATGTCGATGAGCACCGTTTTGATATCCCCGACGATAGGAATATCGACGCGGACGTTCTTCGAGATCGACGACGGATCGATATCCATGTGGATGATGGTCTTGGCCTTGGGCGCGAAGTCGGCGATGCGCCCGGTGACGCGATCGTCGAAACGCGCGCCCACCGCGATCAGGCAATCGGTGTTGCAGACGGCGTTGTTGGTGCCGTAGGAGCCGTGCATCCCGAGCATCCCGAGGCAGAGCGGGTCGGACGCCGGAAAGGAGCCGAGGCCCATCAGGGTTTCCGTGGTCGGGATGCCGAGGCCGCGCACCAACTGGGCGAGCTCCGGCGCCGCGCCTGACCACTGCACGCCGCCGCCTACGTAGAAGAGCGGTTTTTCGCTCTGCTCGATCGCCTCGATCGCGCGCTCGATCTGGCGCGGATTACCCTTCATGGTCGGCTTGTAACCGCGCCGCTCGACCGGTTCAGTAGGCTCGAACTCACACAGCGCCTGCTGGACATCCTTCGGTACATCGACTACCACCGGGCCGGGACGACCGCTGCCCGCGATATAGAAAGCCTCTTTGACCGCGCGCCCGAGATCCTTAACGTCCTTTACGAGGTAGTTGTGCTTGGTGCAGGGACGCGTGATACCGACGAAGTCCACCTCCTGAAAAGCGTCGTTGCCGATCAGCGCCGTACCGACCTGACCGGAGATCACCACCAGCGGGGTCGAATCCATGTAGGCGTCGGCGATCCCGGTGACGGCATTGGTCGCCCCCGGACCCGACGTTACGATCACCACACCCGGCCGTCCGCTGACGCGCGCATAGCCTTCGGCCATGTGCGTCGCGCCCTGCTCGTGACGTACGAGGACATGACGCAGCTTCGAGTCGAGCAGCGCGTCGTAGGTCGGTAGAATCGCGCCGCCCGGATAGCCGAAAATAACGTCGGCGCCCTCAGCGATGAGGCTTTCGATTATGATCTGGGCGCCGGTCAGTTTTTTCATCGAAGTTCCATTGGCGACGTTGCTTCGCGCACTTTCCGCTTTTTGAAGAGCCTAAGAGGATACACTACGCCGGCGCGCTGTGACAACGCAGCTCTTTCTGAAATTCCGATTAAATCCGCGCAGCCGCGCGGCCGATCTCAGAAGCGCAGGTTGAACCGGATGTCGCCGAAGCGCACCTCGCTGCCGCTCGCGATGCGCGCCGAACCCTGCACCGTCTGGCCGTTGACGTAGCTGCCATTGGTCGAGTTCAGGTCGATCAACTCGAAGGCGCCGTCGCGGCGCACCAGCCGCGCGTGATTGCGCGAGACGCTGGCGTGCGGGATCAC
The Candidatus Binataceae bacterium genome window above contains:
- a CDS encoding CmcJ/NvfI family oxidoreductase, whose product is METGHIEGLLSYLDNNGERPFVYLYEPPSGVPMRSRGNIKHTMKVYDGRQVADRLTLDGQGFAFVHHVSKVVNFYDPAEVERVYYPEVAQLVKDVTGAVRVQVFDHNVRCRPMAKEGINGAREPVKFAHNDYTLKSGPQRVRDLMGEEAEELLKHRFAEINVWRPIRGPVEETPLAVCDAQSMTLKDFVATDLKYRDRTGEVYSVAYNPTHRWYYFPQMKRDEALLLKCYDSAEDGRARFTAHTGFDDPTSPPDAAPRESIEARMLLFFAE
- a CDS encoding amidohydrolase family protein, with translation MPEFDLVVKNGMIVDGTRAPRFRDDIAIKDGKVAKIGRTQAHEAKQVIEADGLIVAPGFIDLHTHYDAQIFWDPYLTLSGWHGITSVVIGNCGFGFAPVHKADVERAMLTMVRTEAIPFASMKAAMAPQWDWETYPQFMDKLDQLPKGVNLLPSVPMNPVLGYVMGIEESKTGRLPTEQEHAEMRRILNEAMDAGACGWSAQRLKPDGPSSVQRDYDGSPMNTDIMHDATCIEMAKVLGARGQGHQELTLVSWDPKEDAKHFELLAEISRRPIMYQAVATQDRFPHRHRNTLKWLERCRQKGLRVYGQGITTDAGLSFTFEDWNLFDDSDAWREATTGTVAERKEKLGDPRRREGLKAQMPRESLITSYFDQIIITDCTKPENKSLEGLTLRKAAAQTGKHPVDVMLDIAASEDLKTEFFAPAVNQDMTLMKDLIDNPAIPFGVSDGGAHTKFLTAGRFPTEGIVKYCREKEWLSLEDIHWRLSALPAFIAGFKDRGFLREGAPADMVVYDFDKLAVKPIEIVHDLPGNEWRRVQKAEGYRWIIVNGESTFKDGECTGATSGKLLRHGVGV
- a CDS encoding carboxymuconolactone decarboxylase family protein produces the protein MGRLPYVTRNELAEADRGVWDDFVKSRGSEPMHIHRTVANAPKLLRRFVALADECRNGTALDPKLRELALMTVGRLTGAEYEFVHHWNISLRAGVRREQLEQLADYAASPVFDANERAVMRYAEEATRNVRVSELTFDALRDFLDNRRIMELVMNVALYNAVARVIVPCAIELEAGAKKD
- a CDS encoding ABATE domain-containing protein, encoding MKDVVAEGMNGGRGGGNGARGEVIAGPTPQLCMDFANTLAWRGSATAESLHNIKELIDWAASTGCLTTRQAAAALAWARKSPAPAGLMLAQALGLREALYATFARLARGGEPSRDAIAQLNRALDEAPARRVLAAERSRIGWRIERDLTSVAELLAPVLWSAADVLAGRQTARLRLCANPKCLWLFVDDSKSGTRRWCSMQACGNRAKAHSHYLRKKSE
- a CDS encoding VOC family protein, which encodes MIEHLSFGVKDLARARRFYDAAFKALGYGCVAEFPGAAGYGPAGADAGGAGLWLMAVEHPVAADEKSGLHLCLAAPNRAAVDAFHAAAVANGGRDNGQPGLRKDYGDNYYAAFAIDPDGYRLEAYCGKA
- the ilvB gene encoding biosynthetic-type acetolactate synthase large subunit — translated: MKKLTGAQIIIESLIAEGADVIFGYPGGAILPTYDALLDSKLRHVLVRHEQGATHMAEGYARVSGRPGVVIVTSGPGATNAVTGIADAYMDSTPLVVISGQVGTALIGNDAFQEVDFVGITRPCTKHNYLVKDVKDLGRAVKEAFYIAGSGRPGPVVVDVPKDVQQALCEFEPTEPVERRGYKPTMKGNPRQIERAIEAIEQSEKPLFYVGGGVQWSGAAPELAQLVRGLGIPTTETLMGLGSFPASDPLCLGMLGMHGSYGTNNAVCNTDCLIAVGARFDDRVTGRIADFAPKAKTIIHMDIDPSSISKNVRVDIPIVGDIKTVLIDMLEVVRARESIGRRKAAWSAWHQQILEWKRAKPLYENGHDRAREAVSPMHVIEELHTLTKGDCIIATDVGQHQMWIAQLFPFERPRSLLTSGGLGTMGYGLPAGIGAKFAAPDRNVVVVSGDGSIQMNIQELGTAVQYNVDIKVIILNNYYLGMVRQWQERFYAERYSYSAMSVPNFVKLADAYGAKGFRIEKSKDLAATMKEAFATPGPVLIDIVIPKEELVMPMMPPGGAMSEMLFA